Genomic segment of Euwallacea fornicatus isolate EFF26 chromosome 11, ASM4011564v1, whole genome shotgun sequence:
GGGCTGGTTGAGGAAGCTCAAGTTACTAGGCGCCTCAGCTTGATGGTCTTGGTCAATTAGGAAGGTTTGGGCAGGGTAACTTAACGTATTAGAGAGATGGGTTGCAAAGAGTGAAGGTCTAGGAAATGATTCCAACTTGGGACTTTCTACTGGTGAGGTTGGGACGTTAAAGGAGCGTACCACTTCACCCTTTTCGAAGGTGTCTTCGTCATCAAATCTTTTCGGGGCAGCCACGTTTTCCGAGGAAACCTTTGACATGTCTTCGATGAGCAACCAGTACCTACTTGTGGTCCTACGATTGTCCACTAGTCCTTCACCCATGCCCCTAGAGTCATCGTACAAGGTCCTGCGGTCCAGCATAACTTCCAAATATCCAGGCTGCCATGCAGACGCCCCCTGAGCATGATTTGTCAACAAACTCAACCGAACGTTTTCATCTTGTATGTACGCCATTGTGGTAATAGGAAAATAGTTTCCTTCTATCCCCACCCGCTCGACTTTAAGGCGTTTTTGCATATTAAACCCATTGGAGTCCGAATAAAATTCTGGAACCTCACCATTTTGTACATCCGAGATAATCCTCATAAACAACTCCGTCTCCCTGTTTTTCGGAGGGTTCTCAAAGTCCACCGTGTTTTCCACGCTGATAGCGTTTGCTAAAGAAGAAGTCTCGTCTAGAAATATTGTAACTTTATGTTCCAAAAAGGGTCCGTATATCGTGAGTAATTCAGTGGTGACAGTTCCAGAAGTGATAATAACAGACATTTGTTCTTTGTACTGCGCCAACACGTCCTTCTCGTAGTCCCTTTCATTGGGGTCCGGCATGAAGAGATACGCTCCCGAATGAAACTGAGCGCTCCTGTATGCAGCGAACTGGATCTTACACTGCATGACTTTCGGGCTGTGCTTGCGTATCACCGACTTCATGAAACCCGTCGTTCCACTAAACAGTATCTTCATCTTGTGATTCTCCAACTGAATATCACTGGGGGGAATATCTTTGACCTCGAAGGGCGCTTCCAGCTTGCTGCCATCAGACAATATTTCGCTTTTCTTCAGGCAGTTTTTGCAATACAAAGTTGCAAGGTTCTCTCGACGGCCCTCTGAATAAACGAGATAAAAACTAGTAACGCTCAAGGCATTCAGTTTGGCAATGAAAACCAGCTCAAAGGCACTGGGCTGTATCCAATATTTTCCAAGACTCGGCTCTAAAATTGGATTGATTTGGAATCCTAGCTCGTTCCCAACGGCGTCAGTCACCACAATATTTGTGGTATTAACCGTGAAGGAAACCACATGTTCTTGTGGATAAGCCAGAGAGTTAAAAATcacaacttttcttttttgattCAGCCCGATTTGAATGTTGCTCTTGTTGGGCAGCTTGTCATAAGACTCTCGCTCGACATCACTCAACACCAAGTTCTGCCCTTTGGTAATGTGCACCTTAGGGAATAATAAGGATTGTAAAGCTAACTGCTGCACTTTCACTGTATCCCGAAGAGATTCGAAAATCTTAATTCCGTAGTCCTTCATCACGAAAGACTTACTGGTGCCCGTTATTGCGTCGTGATGTTGGAAAAGCCCTAAATTTCTTCTGGCTCTAATGagcttttcaaaattcttttccAAAATCTTCCAATGAGCCGTCAACTTCTGTTGTTTAGCGTTATTAGTCGCAATAGTGTACAAAATTTCAGCAGATCTTAGGCTACTTTCTAGGTCTCTATTGAGAATCTTCAAAAAGGGTCTGGTAGTGAAGTATCCGGACCAATAAGCGGGCCTTCCTTCTGAAAATATGTCCGAAtacacaaaaaagtctccttTCAAGGATGGATATTGGTCGTATCGGCTCAAGATTGCATTGAAGTAGTCACTGGGAGTTCCAAATGAAATCTCAGTCTTATATAGCTGCTTGTTTGCGTTAACGTAGTCGATAAGCTTAACATAGTTCACATATTGTTGGTCGAATTCCTCACGCAGATTATATCGAAAGTCGTCCCCGAGGGGCATCAGAACTACGTTATGAGGTAAAAGCGAACCAGTTTTTGCATACTGCTCCAGCAACAACTCAGCCTTCTCCTTGACGTTTTTGTCAGTAATGGTCTGAGCTTTTAAAGAGGACTCAGTATATTCCCCTTGCACTTTGCGAAAGTCGAAATTTAGACAAATGTATGGATGCGGGCCGCAGCTGTGTTTAATCGAATAGATGTCGAAGGGTTGATTGTGAGTCAATAATGATCCAGAATGATCGCTGGGGCTCCAACTGGGCACCCAACGAAAGTCTCCGTATTGTTTCAACGCTAACCACTGCTTCCACGCATAGTGTATCCTCTGGATGACGGTGCCTTTGATTCCAGACGATGCTAGGAGGTAAGGCACGGTACTTCCATGTCCGAAGGGGTCTACCGACCAGCCAGATTTTGGTTTCACGCCTAAATTTGCCCACAACCATTGATGTCCTATAAAAACGAgttgaatattgaaaaatgaagatataGACGGGGTCTTGCACCTcaactaattttaataaaaaaaactccctaACGGTAACGTCGAATTATTGGTGTAAAACCCCATTACATGCACTTTGAAACGCCATATCATTACCCTCTATCAGTTGATCTACCATGGCAAAAATGTGAACGTTCGCCTCGTCGGTCATGACCCAACCGCCAGTGGTGATTTCTAAACGTCCGGAATTGATCAAATCTTTCAGGGCCTTTTGCTTGTTGGGATGCGCCTCTTCCCACCAGCTGTTGAGAAAAGAAATCTCCGACCAAATAAACGTCAGATTGCCGTACTCTTGCAGTTTGGCCACCATGTTGGACATGATCTGTTTGGAGGCCACATGAAAGTAGCTCTCGAAAGTTTTTAACCACCCCGGGTCGTTGTGGGAGTGAGGAACGATGATGACCTGGAAAATTCCAAttagaataataaattacaaaaaaaatttataaagctTCACGCCCAGATCAGGTCAATACTACTAAATCGGGCCTTCATACAGCTGAACTGATTACCGTGAATAAAATCTCTGGGCTGTAATGAACTTTACTCGACATATTACCGTGAAAAAAGTTCACAAGGTAACGCACTCCTGTTACAGAACTAATCATCGTTGCATCATTGCTGCCGTCTCCGGTAAACAACAATACTTCACGCTAACGGTGTTGAGTgcaatttagaaataaattaaccaAACCGCAAACGGGGAACTACAACTGTAACAATGAAGAGGCCCATAACATACCTATGCGAAATTAGAGGAATTAGGAATTCTCGAACAAGGAGCtatttgatttatatttgtgtagaaccaattttatttgtttatcgaGGACATTTGGCAGTGAGCGCTTTGTATAGactgaagttttttttaactcaaaaacgaCAGAAGCGAACGGTGCTTGACAATAAAATACAGTGAGTTACGAAGGTATTCGAACGGTATTAagtttttgaagtaaaatttttcattattcttatacctcatttaaaaagaaaagatacgctatattttatgattttatttattaaatttgatgaaaataaaataataaattattaaatactaCCCATATAAATTATAACGTTTCTACGCAAATCATAACATGTAACCAATGAAAGTATacgaacataaaaaaaagtaaatagatCTTCAGggttttaatatttggttAGGCCCTCTTTGGCTCGATTACCGCTTGTAGACGTTGTGGCATGGAATCTACTAAATTTTGAGTCACTCGGGCACCAATAAAATTCCAGGTCTCTAAGATATATTGGGCTAAATTGTCCTTAGAAGTGATCAGGTAAGTTCTTAGTCTTTTTCTGATTTCATTCCACAAATGTTCGATGTGATTTATATCTGGGCTTTGTTGTGGAATTGGTAATAAATGAGGGTTATTATTAATCAGACAAGTTTGCACTACATTGGTTGTGTGCCTTGGATCATTGCACTGTTTAAACCAATAATCACTTGGCAAACCCATgttgtttacattttctttaaaattattttttactatttgcaaatatttcactttATCCATGATTCGGTCTATGAAGAAAAGGTTTCCAACTCCACTTACCGCTACCTCCACACCATCACTGAACCCCCATGTTTATCAGTTGCGCGTAAGTTTCTAGAATCCAATACTGTATGCTTTTTCCTCCACACTTTTTGATATCCACAACTGCCAAAAGCATCGTACTTATTTTCATCAGAGAAAAGTGCTTTATCTCAAAATGTATTATCCTTAGTTATGTATTGTTTTACAAAATTCATACGtctttttttcggtttttctggACTTCTTTCTAGGAACTCGTCCATGTATGTCGTTACTTCTTAATAACCGTCTACCTAATTCAGGATgtatttctttttcaaattggGTTAAAACATATCCCGctaattttagttctgaaataaaagaattttttatattgtcaCGTAAAACCATAGGCTCTTCACGTATTGCCAATTTCTTTTATCTTCCTAACCAACGTTTATTAATGATATTTCCCCgtgttctattttttttaagatgtaCGAGACAGttgatttacttttatttaacaaacgaGCAATTTctgcatgttttttttttatcttcgttGTGTAATTTTAGTATTAATTCTCGTTCGCGAACTGTTGTTTCACTTCTCTTCTTTgccatttttataaacaattttctatgGCGGTAAATGatatttagttattaattttacaacGTGAAGCGACAAATGTTTGTACATTTTTGtcgaaatattatttacagtTCGTTTTTGAAGTGTTCGAATACTTTTGTggtttgatataaaaaatatttcaaatacgCTTTAAATAGgatgatatttgttttttttttggtagcTATTTATATACATTCTCTTGTTCATAATATAGTTTAGTTTAATACATGTTAAGTAAATAgtaatattacattattctTTGTTTTCTTCGAATACTATCGTGACTGACAGTGTTTATTTGTACTAATTTCTGAATATTGCGTCGTCTTCTGAAGGATGCATATGGAAGGAGCAGAATCAGCATATCTTTATTTCTGAATCTATAAAATCCCATATACTGGGTATTAATTACGTACATCTACTTCTCTTAAAGGACCAATCTTTAAATGAttgaaccaaaaaaatatCCTATGAATGTAGATCCGAAACGTCTTCGTTTAACAACTAGAAGGTGTTGAAGTTTCCTTTATAGTTTGGtttgtaaaattgatttaacggCAATTATTGGAAttatcgaaattaatttaatatcatAAGAGTTGTTGAAAATGATCACCTTGGACTTCTATGCACGCATTTACTCTTCTCAACATTGATTGGCGAACTCTCTCGATCACACCCggtgtatttttgttttccgtACAAGAGTCATTTATTCTGTTTCTCGGGTCTTCTTCATTTTCCACCGGAGTTTCGCGCAAGAAATCGGAGATGGCCACCTTCAACaactattaaaatattaaattaatttttataatttcaataattttttttttacccaaGTCATGTTAATTGCAAACCCGTTCATCTTCGAAACGGTTACTTCTATAGACATTTTCCAagaatatgttttttcaatcGAAGTAAACGTACGATAAGTCTTAATACAAAAGTGACATACAGTGTAGAGCAAAAAAGTTGGGACCAGCTAAAATGTGATAGAACGCTGTATGTGGCACCCTCtatcaacaataaaaaaattaagacaatATTTGGATTTTGCGTCGTAAAAAACGCCGCATACTGAATTTTCGTCCGAGTATTACACCtcattcacaaaaaaaaaacaaattataaatcaaattttaacactCTCTAGTTCTTAAACGAAGGCATTGCGGACCTATgatcatgaattttttttaagataaaatcGCTTAAACTTTGACGCTTTGAAATAAGGACatatacttaattaacaccctctATAGCTTAAGCAGAGCAACCCAGCAAAgcaatgtttaaaattcataattttctaacaaactttatttaagaCAAACAAATTTATGACAAAACCCCAATATCAGTAAAATTAGAAGCACACTTTCGTGACCTTAAAGCCATGTAATCAGActgaacaaaatattttacttcgaTTGATTATTATTAGCATCGGCAGCACAGCAATACAAACCGTATCTTATAATTTATGACTAATTGCTGTGAGCAGTGCGAATTACGTAATTTCAAATGTGAGAGAACCGACTCAACATTCGCTGGATTTTCCTTTAAGACGAGTTTTCCCTATTACAGTGTAAGTAAAGTAGCTGCAGGTGGTTCGACAAAGGTATCGTGTTAAGTGATGCGAGTAATGCTTTTTAATGCGGTGTTACACACGAACGGAAATGAATCTAATAACCAACTACAATATGTAATTTATGCATTTATACCGGGGGTTCCGTGAGAATGCGCCAAAAAGAAATCTTACAAtctagaaattaaaataataagatttacCCCAACTTGccttataaaaatgttttggttTAGAATATACAGAGGATTAAAgtgaattttgatatttgaatctctttaaataaaccaaataGTTTTTAAGACATCTTgtccaaattttcaatctatGTTCTCTTTAAGAccgctaaaaaaatattttatgaggtTCGAGATTCGAAAAAGAGGGCGCTAGTTGCAGCCTATAGGGCTGCACATTTGTgcccccatttttttttcaaatgcaatAATTGTGATTTTAAGCAGTATTATTGATAAATCTATCATATCTAAAGCTAAAAGGTATACCTCATTTATTTTGCTAATCcaagccattttcgaaatatgaccagtttaaatgattttttttaattatcattaatacACTCGTGAGTAGACTCTAGggaattgttgaaaaaaattgaaaatttgtcatGTTGTCAGTTAACTTAAAATCAACTGCAAATAGTGAGtggtttaatttgttttgtattaATACTCAAatgcatgttttttttaaatcgtacgcataattatttttctaattatgaAATGAGAGACATGTTTTATGTTTGTGtgcttttttttgtgttaattaGTTTGTGCTTGATGCAGAAcaataattaaagtttttaagaattGAAGTAATGAATTTACTCAAGGATGCACCGTTAAATTTTACCCAAAATGACATCTTTATGCACGACGGCGCTCCTCTACATTACCCCATTGTaattcgtaatttttgaaTAGACAATTTTCTACTGGATGATTTGGACGAGGAAGTGACATACCCCGGCCAGCTCGTAGCCCCGATTTCAATCTAATGGATTTATCGTTATGGAGATACATGAAGTCCTTAGTTAGGATAGAGAGGTAATGACGCGTGACCATTATTTCGACGCATCCAGGATGCCGCAACAGTGATTAAAAATACTGACGgatatttatttagaataagACAACGATTAATAAAAGGAGTACGAAAACGCATTGAAGTACGTGATAGACATTTTGTACACTTgctaaaataagaaatattgtTTCAGTAAATTAATACTTGTTatcaataaattgattttactGAATATCGTGCGCTTATTTGGAAGCGTTATGGACATTTAAATTCgccatatttcgaaaatggcttggattcgcaaaatatgagatataacttttttattcagcAATCATAGATCTATCAATGATACTGTTTCAAATcacaattattgcatttattaaaaaaggggCATAAATGTGCATCCTATAGGCTGCAACTAGTGCCCTCTTTTTCGGAACCCAAATCTGATAAAATAGCCCTTATAGCTGTCCtaaataaaacgtaaatttaaaatttagacaagatatcttcaaaaatgctcgatttatttaaagaaattcaaacataaaaaattcactttaagCTCCCTGTATATCCTCAACGTATAATATATTCATACGGCAACTAGGCCAAATCTTTTTATCTTATTGTCTCGATTGTAAGATTCCTTTTTGGCGCATTCTTCACGGAACACAGCGTAAACACACAATGCCTTTTACTTTTAAGATCTGTGAACACTACCTTACTGCACAACACTTACTTTCAAAGGAGGTCTCTCCGGATCCATTTTCTGTCGCTCATATCGGTCCTCGAAGGTTTTGTCCCAGTATTCTTTGCTTCGCATCCATGTTGGCTGGAAAGGATCTCAATCAGCAAAACGTCTATTAACACGTTAAATCGCTTGACTAAAAAAGGTCTATCTTGAAACAATCCAATTAGGAACTTCGCCTTTAATAACCGTCCAACGAACATCCGCTTCTGGAAAACTAATCAAAAGTGAAAACTTTCGATTCTGCAAAGTTTTAGGAAGATTGTATAATTCTTTGTTTGGAGGGCGACTGCAGACACTTTcccaaatttttgtaaattttcagaaCTATCATTATCACACACAAACCCAGCGAACTTAATGGTTATTCTTCGAGTTTTCTTTTCttacattttccaaaaaaaaaaaaaaacaaaacatacaAATAACTAATTTCCAACATTAGCCAGCACGTTTTACGGCTTTTTCGTGGTagatattcatttaaaaaattaattttgcgaGCAGCCCCTAAATTTTAAACCTCAATTATTCCGTTCGGGTTATAAATTCAAATCCCCTTTAATGCATTTTCGTTACTAAGgtcttttgtttcaatttgattGTGGGCGAGACGGGAAAAGCGAAACGTTGCACCAAACAATCGTAGCGgtttcttttcatttaaaacagaaattttgcaCTGAGGAGGTATTTCCAAGAAAGAAGAATCTTGTGCAGAATAGGGATGATTGAATTAGCCAGTGGGTATGCGGGTAATCTATACAGGGTAGTCCGAATTAGATGTGATCGCGATGGACACTCAATGACTGTTATATCATTGACATCGAGTGACGAGTGCTTTATGAGCATTCTTCGTATGCACTTCCAGATATCAAACGCGACAGTTCACCCGTCAGGAAGCCCGCGAAGGCAAAACAGTTTAGCTGACATGATTTTTCTTCAGCACACAACGATAGATACTTGACTGTGCGTTTCATATGtcgaaaaaactgaaacataAAACCCATTAAAGCTTCCATGGAAAAGAACAAGCCGTCGTATTTCCTTCCATGGAAAGGATCCTTCCTTTTTCTCTCCAGGAGCTTTTTATGGATTTCAATTCCCATTAGTTCGCACTTCTTTACGATCGCCCGGAAGAGGACCGCCGCTGTTGCCAGAGTATAAATTCCCTTTTATTTTACAGCAAAGCCTTCGGCTTAAgagtttttactttttttttcaaagagaaAGTGCATCTCGTAAGTATCAAAAAATGCACTCAAAGTCACTGGAAATCCCGGCAATCCAGGGT
This window contains:
- the alpha-Man-IIb gene encoding alpha-mannosidase 2, which produces MTVLNRNRVCRRPSPKGFALTAIAATILLCIYYTSYTTDVQRTNRSIATQSHNGQLINPATNSARLFYEKGSFDQCPRLVYADSDISTLDVFKEFDFQPTWMRSKEYWDKTFEDRYERQKMDPERPPLKVIIVPHSHNDPGWLKTFESYFHVASKQIMSNMVAKLQEYGNLTFIWSEISFLNSWWEEAHPNKQKALKDLINSGRLEITTGGWVMTDEANVHIFAMVDQLIEGHQWLWANLGVKPKSGWSVDPFGHGSTVPYLLASSGIKGTVIQRIHYAWKQWLALKQYGDFRWVPSWSPSDHSGSLLTHNQPFDIYSIKHSCGPHPYICLNFDFRKVQGEYTESSLKAQTITDKNVKEKAELLLEQYAKTGSLLPHNVVLMPLGDDFRYNLREEFDQQYVNYVKLIDYVNANKQLYKTEISFGTPSDYFNAILSRYDQYPSLKGDFFVYSDIFSEGRPAYWSGYFTTRPFLKILNRDLESSLRSAEILYTIATNNAKQQKLTAHWKILEKNFEKLIRARRNLGLFQHHDAITGTSKSFVMKDYGIKIFESLRDTVKVQQLALQSLLFPKVHITKGQNLVLSDVERESYDKLPNKSNIQIGLNQKRKVVIFNSLAYPQEHVVSFTVNTTNIVVTDAVGNELGFQINPILEPSLGKYWIQPSAFELVFIAKLNALSVTSFYLVYSEGRRENLATLYCKNCLKKSEILSDGSKLEAPFEVKDIPPSDIQLENHKMKILFSGTTGFMKSVIRKHSPKVMQCKIQFAAYRSAQFHSGAYLFMPDPNERDYEKDVLAQYKEQMSVIITSGTVTTELLTIYGPFLEHKVTIFLDETSSLANAISVENTVDFENPPKNRETELFMRIISDVQNGEVPEFYSDSNGFNMQKRLKVERVGIEGNYFPITTMAYIQDENVRLSLLTNHAQGASAWQPGYLEVMLDRRTLYDDSRGMGEGLVDNRRTTSRYWLLIEDMSKVSSENVAAPKRFDDEDTFEKGEVVRSFNVPTSPVESPKLESFPRPSLFATHLSNTLSYPAQTFLIDQDHQAEAPSNLSFLNQPLPCDVHLLNLRTQADFEYSQFPSTSALMVLHRQGYDCSVNSNYTCSVVKFHADSYFQSVNVQGIELKSLTGLDSIKKFENLGELYIEPMSLKTLNVTFG